TCCGACATCCGCCTGCGCCAGGTCTATCTGCCGCCGTACAAGGCCGCGGTGGAAGCCGGTGCGGCGACGATGATGAGCGCCTTCAACGCGCTGAACGGCGTGCCGGCCACCGCCAACCCTTACCTGATGGACCAGATCCTGCGCAAGGAATGGGGTTTCAACGGTTTCGTGGTCAGCGACTACACCTCGGTGATGGAGCTGCTCAACCACGGCATCGCGCTGGATGCCGCCACTGCCACGAAGAAGTCGCTCGAGGCGGGCGTGGAGGTGGACATGATGTCCCACTTCTACGACACCCAGATCCCCAAGCTGCTCGCCGAGCACCGGCTGTCCATGGATACCGTGGACGAGGCGGTGCGGCGCGTGCTGCGGGTGAAGTTCGCGCTCGGCCTGTTCGAGCATCCCTATGCGCAGGGCACCGAGGTGACGCGCGCGCTGCCCGAGCACCGCCCGCTCGCGCGGCGGGCGGCGGCCGAGTCCTTCGTGCTGCTGCAGAACGCGCCGTTCGGCGGCGCCGCGGTGCTGCCGCTGGCCAAGAGCGTCAAGCGCGTCGCCCTGATCGGCCCGCTGGCGGACAACCCCAACGAGATGCAGGGCGCCTGGGCCGGCGCGCCCCATCCGGAAGACGTGGTCACCCTGCGCGCGGCCCTGGAATCCCGCCTGGCCGCGCGCGGCGGTGCGCTCGTCTATGCGCAGGGCGCGACCATCACCGGCGAGGGCGCGGAGGATTTCTCCGCCGCCACTCGTGCGGCGGCACAGGCCGACGTGGTGGTGATGGCGCTCGGTGAGTCCAGCGCGATGAGCGGCGAGGCCGGCTCGCGGGCGTTCCTCGATTTGCCGGGTCATCAGCAGCAGTTGCTCGAGGCGGTGGCGGCGACCGGCAAGCCGGTGGTGCTGGTGGTGTTCTCCGGGCGGCCGTTGGTGCTCGACTGGGCCGCCGCGCACGTGCCGGCGATCCTGGAAGCCTGGTTCCCGGGCGTGGAGGGTGGCAACGCGCTCGCCGACGTGCTGTTTGGCGACGTCGCGCCTTCCGGCAAGCTGCCGATGAGCTTCCCCCGCGCGGTGGGTCAGGAACCGCTCTATTACGACCAGCTGCCGACCGGGCGTCCGGCCGGCAACGCCGATCTCAGCAAGCCGCCGGTGGGCGACAGCCGCTACCTTTCCCGTTACATCGACGTGCCCAACGACGCGCTGTTTTCGTTCGGGCATGGCTTGAGCTACACCAGCTTCGGCTATGCCGGCGTGCAGGTATCGCGGCCCAGCGTGCCGCTCGCCGAGGCCAACCGGCCGGGCGCCAGACAGCTCGTCACCGTCACCGCCACGGTGACCAACACCGGTCCGCGCGAAGGCACCGAGGTGGTACAGCTTTATCTGCGCAACCTGGGCGCCAGCGTGGAGCAGCCGGTCCGCAGCCTCAAGGGTTTCCGCCGGGTCACCCTGAAACCCGGACAGTCGCAGCAGGTGAGCTTCACGCTCGGTTTCGACGAACTCGCCTTCTACGGCGTGGACAGCCGGCTGGTGGTCGAGCCCACCCACTACACGGTGTGGGTGGGCGGCAGCTCGCGGGCGACCGAGAGCGCGCAGTTCGTGGTGACGCCCTGAAAAACGTGGTGCGCTTTCAGGCCGGCTTCTGCCCGGCCTGGACGCGGGCGGCGATGTCCTTGATCCGCGCCAGCATGGCGGCCAGGCCATTGGCGCGGGTGGGGGACAGATGGCGGCCGAGGCCAATGGCCTCGATGAAAACGGGCTCGGTGGCGAGGATCTCCGCCGCCGGCCGGTCGGCATAGACACGCAGCAGGAGCGCGATCAGCCCGGAGACGATCGCCGAATCGCTGCTTGCAGCCAAATGCAGGCGCGAGGCGTCGCCGCTGGCGACCAGCCAGACCTGCGACTGGCAGCCGTGCACACGGTTGGCCTCGGTCTTCCATGCCTCCGGAAACGGCGGCAGCCGCTTGCCGAGGTCGATCAGATACTGGTAGCGCTCGCTCCAGTCACTGAAGTAGGCAAACTCATCGATGATCTGCTGCTGCGCCTCGGCGGCGCTCGTGGCTGGCGGCTGGGTGTCGTTCATGCGGGCGATGGATGGGCTGTGAGGGCACGGAAGTTCGATGGAAAGGCGCCGCCTCAGCGAGGCAAGTCACGCAGGCCACGCATCAAGGCCTCGGCTTCGTGAGGGTTCAAGCGCGCCGGGACAGGCTCCAGCGCGTGCCCTGGGGGCCGTCTTCGATGGTCACGCCCAGGGTAGCCAGTTCCTGGCGGATCGCGTCGGCGCGGGCGAAGTCGCGCGCGGCGCGTGCCGCCTGGCGCTCGGCGACGAGGGCCTCGATGCGGGCAGTGTCGAGCTCGGACACGGCCGGCCGGAACCAGTCCTGCGGGTCCTGCTGCAACAGGCCCAGGGCGTGGCCGCCGCCGAGGAGGCGCGCCTTGGCCCTGGCCAGCAGCGCCTGTTGCGCCGGTGCGAAACTGCCGTCGGGCTGTCGCGCATGGGTGAGGAGCTGCCGGGCGCGGGCGGCTTCCTCGTTGAGGGCGGCGAGTGCGGCCGGCGTGTTGAGGTCGTCCTCGAGCGCTGCCTCGATGTCCTCTGGCAGTTCCGCCTCCACCGTGCCGGCGCCGAGGTCGCGCAGCGTGCCGTAGAGCCTGTCCAGCGTGCGCCGGCTCTGTTCGACCAGAGCGTCGGACCATTCAAGCGGCTGGCGATAGTGCGCCGAAAGCAGGGCATAGCGCAGCGCTTCGGCCGGGTGCCGCTGCAGGAGATCGTGCACGCGCTCGATGTTGCCGAGCGACTTGCTCATCTTCGCGCCCTCGAAGGTGAGCATGCCGTTGTGCAGCCACCAGCGCGCGAAGGTCTTGCCGCCGTGGGCGCAGGTCGATTGGGCGATCTCGTTCTCATGGTGCGGGAAAAGCAGATCCACGCCGCCGGCGTGGATGTCGATGGTCTCGCCCAGGTGCGCCTCGCTCATCGCCGAGCATTCGATGTGCCAGCCCGGGCGGCCACGTCCCCAGGGGCTGTCCCAGCCCGGCAGTT
The DNA window shown above is from Aerosticca soli and carries:
- the cysS gene encoding cysteine--tRNA ligase: MPLRLHDSLRRQTLPFVPGDPSRVTLYLCGPTVYHYVHIGNARGPVVFDVLVRLLRRRYPRVVYARNVTDVDDKINAAAQAAGLPIGEITRRYAAIYHEDMAALGVAPPDVEPYATEHIGPIIAMIDKLIAGGHAYVAEGHVLFDVASYPDYGRLSGRNVEELIAGARVEVAPYKRNPADFVLWKPSPPELPGWDSPWGRGRPGWHIECSAMSEAHLGETIDIHAGGVDLLFPHHENEIAQSTCAHGGKTFARWWLHNGMLTFEGAKMSKSLGNIERVHDLLQRHPAEALRYALLSAHYRQPLEWSDALVEQSRRTLDRLYGTLRDLGAGTVEAELPEDIEAALEDDLNTPAALAALNEEAARARQLLTHARQPDGSFAPAQQALLARAKARLLGGGHALGLLQQDPQDWFRPAVSELDTARIEALVAERQAARAARDFARADAIRQELATLGVTIEDGPQGTRWSLSRRA
- a CDS encoding SufE family protein is translated as MNDTQPPATSAAEAQQQIIDEFAYFSDWSERYQYLIDLGKRLPPFPEAWKTEANRVHGCQSQVWLVASGDASRLHLAASSDSAIVSGLIALLLRVYADRPAAEILATEPVFIEAIGLGRHLSPTRANGLAAMLARIKDIAARVQAGQKPA
- the bglX gene encoding beta-glucosidase BglX; its protein translation is MSHPRQLFSRALMGVSLGLPLAAAAAAMNDAIPAPTNRQLAAPTVEQRVEALLKQMTLEEKIGQLVQYNDVGASAPTAAGSDSPGLAVNPETRTRVDAMALAREGRLGSMLNVIGADKTRAFQQAALSSRLHIPILFGADVIHGYRTVYPVPLGLAASWDPALIEAVSHMAATEATTAGVKWFYSPMVDISRDARWGRSTEGAGEDAYLGAAMARAYIRGYQGDDLSRPDAVAASVKHFAAYGAAEAGREYNTTDMSDIRLRQVYLPPYKAAVEAGAATMMSAFNALNGVPATANPYLMDQILRKEWGFNGFVVSDYTSVMELLNHGIALDAATATKKSLEAGVEVDMMSHFYDTQIPKLLAEHRLSMDTVDEAVRRVLRVKFALGLFEHPYAQGTEVTRALPEHRPLARRAAAESFVLLQNAPFGGAAVLPLAKSVKRVALIGPLADNPNEMQGAWAGAPHPEDVVTLRAALESRLAARGGALVYAQGATITGEGAEDFSAATRAAAQADVVVMALGESSAMSGEAGSRAFLDLPGHQQQLLEAVAATGKPVVLVVFSGRPLVLDWAAAHVPAILEAWFPGVEGGNALADVLFGDVAPSGKLPMSFPRAVGQEPLYYDQLPTGRPAGNADLSKPPVGDSRYLSRYIDVPNDALFSFGHGLSYTSFGYAGVQVSRPSVPLAEANRPGARQLVTVTATVTNTGPREGTEVVQLYLRNLGASVEQPVRSLKGFRRVTLKPGQSQQVSFTLGFDELAFYGVDSRLVVEPTHYTVWVGGSSRATESAQFVVTP